A genomic window from Quercus lobata isolate SW786 chromosome 10, ValleyOak3.0 Primary Assembly, whole genome shotgun sequence includes:
- the LOC115964106 gene encoding uncharacterized protein LOC115964106 has translation MRLLRKSLSHHLFKPISIPFCTSKSSPPLPYFTALTNPSPKQNIVPTNTHIPNSPKQSNPTFKKTTLHAQNQIFKNEPSHPNLSNSSKQSKAINTHITNSAKKSNPTSKTTFLDQNNIFKNEPSYPNLFNSSKQSKPIIKTKIYHLNSYKFIQTRPFSSGNNSNPADSAIPVVSTIGSPFDASQPIDAGSSIRKPISLWPGMYHSPVTNALWEARSSIFENVVDTSTDGASQEELVKKTPGQSRTSIVYKFSSDYILREQYRNPWNEIRMGKLLEDLDALAGTIAFKHCCNDDGTTRPLLLVTASVDKMVLKKPIQVDTDLKIVGAVTWVGRSSMEIQLEVTQSKKEATNWLDSLSLIANFTFVARDSNTGKSALVNQVSPESEQEKIVWEEAEERNKL, from the exons ATGAGGCTACTCAGAAAGTCACTTTCCCACCACCTCTTCAAACCAATCTCCATTCCTTTCTGTACATCCAAATCTTCACCGCCCCTTCCATACTTCACAGCTCTCACCAATCCAtctccaaaacaaaacattgTTCCCACCAATACCCACATACCCAATTCACCAAAACAATCAAACCCCACTTTCAAAAAAACCACACTTCACGCTCAAAATCAAATCTTTAAGAATGAACCCAGTCATCCAAACTTGTCCAATTCTTCAAAACAATCAAAAGCCATCAATACCCACATAacaaattcagcaaaaaaatcaaaccccacTTCCAAAACCACATTTCTTGATCAAAATAACATCTTTAAAAATGAGCCCAGTTATCCAAACTTGTTTAATTCTTCAAAACAATCAAAACCCATTATTAAGACCAAGATTTATCATCTAAATTCATACAAGTTCATTCAAACCAGGCCATTCTCTAGTGGAAACAATTCAAATCCTGCTGATTCTGCAATCCCAGTTGTTTCCACTATTGGTTCACCATTTGATGCTTCACAGCCTATTGATGCAGGCTCTTCAATTCGAAAACCGATTAGTCTATGGCCTGGAATGTACCATTCGCCTGTGACAAATGCTCTGTGGGAAGCAAGGTCGAGcatatttgaaaatgttgtggatacaTCAACTGATGGGGCTTCACAAGAAGAACTTGTGAAGAAAACTCCGGGGCAAAGCCGTACTAGTATTGTGTATAAGTTCTCGTCAGATTATATACTCAGAGAGCAATACAGGAATCCATGGAATGAGATTAGGATGGGGAAGTTGTTGGAGGATCTTGATGCTCTTGCTGGAACCATTGCATTCAAG CACTGCTGCAATGATGATGGCACAACAAGACCTTTGCTATTAGTTACAGCTTCTGTTGACAAGATGGTTCTGAAGAAACCCATCCAAGTTGACACTGATTTGAAAATAGTTGGTGCTGTTACCTGGGTTGGGCGGTCTTCCATGGAGATTCAACTGGAAGTGACTCAGTCCAAGAAAG AGGCCACAAATTGGTTAGATTCACTATCTCTTATAGCTAACTTCACATTTGTGGCTCGGGATTCCAACACCGGAAAATCAGCTCTAGTTAATCAGGTCTCACCTGAAAGTGAACAAGAGAAGATAGTTTGGGAGGAAGCAGAAGAAAGGAACAAACTT